In Rutidosis leptorrhynchoides isolate AG116_Rl617_1_P2 chromosome 6, CSIRO_AGI_Rlap_v1, whole genome shotgun sequence, the DNA window TTTAGGAGATAAACTCTTAACGAATCGAAGCACATTCGGGATTTGAGTTTGGTGATTGGAAAACACAtgagttggtaaatttactgcaatGGCTTGATTATCAGATAGAGTAAAGGGTAATAACCACGATGAAGAAGCAAGAACATCAATGTTGACTATCTCAAAGtcaaacacaacgttaatttcatttGCAAAATGGATCAAATTCTCTCGGGTCAAACCCAATTCAAGTTGATCATGAGTTGAAGGTGAAGCAAAAGCAGTGATCTTTAATGAAGAAACACCATTGTTTCTTAAAGCAAGTTCTTGCATAAGTGAAGCCCATTGACCACCATAACCAATATCGAAATCGATAATATGAATTTGATCAAATCCATTAAGGGATTCAAGTAATGCTTGATTACAAGTGAAATTAGCAAATTGAATTAAAGGTGAAGTCTCTGAAAATGACTTGTAAGCACCAATCTTGAAAATTAGACTAAATGGTGACCCATTAGTGGTACTAATTTGggggttaacattattattaagaattgaATGTGTGAGTAAATTAAGGGCTTCTTTGAAATAAAAAGCAGCCCTTTCGAAAGGCTTACCAATTGGTGAAAGCTGATGATTGAGCCGCGCCAATATCCCTTGAGCGAGTATCGGATCCGGGTTTGAACCGTTTCCTGATTGGATCAAGTCAGCTGCTTTATACAACTGATCAATGATctgttgctgatgctgctgatgaggGTTAATGGGTTGTCTGGTTTTTTTCATGGATTGTGATATTTGTAGCAATTGAAGTGGGTTCGAGCCCGAATCAAGAAACGGGCTTTTGTGCATTGAGGGGTTGTACTCTAAGCTATCCGGGCTGTACCTTTTGGGTTGTGGTGGCATAAGAAGTTGGTGTTCAAATGGGGGGTTAAAAAGATTTGGTTTTATATCAAATGGGAGCATTTGGGTATCACTTAATGATGGAAAGATTTGATTTTGATGATACATCGGCGGCACCGGCGCCGGCGCCGGCGAAGGAGATGATAAGTTTCCAATTGGGTTGGCTGAATCAAGAGATATGAAACCTTGATCTACAACACCAAACCCACCGTTGAACTCATAGTCAGCCGGACCACCGCCGGAGACAGTAGCGCCGGCAGTAGAATGAAGCAATTTGTTAAAACCAATAGATGGGTCTTCCACTTCACCCATGATCCACCGGAGCATGGCTTGGTCCTGGCCGGAATCCCCAGTTTCCCAGTCTTCCTTTCCGGCACATTTGTCATTTCCGGTAGTGATTTGTTGCTGAAAGTGATGGAGGTCCAAACTAGTTTCTTGATTTTCCGGCGGTTGCCATTTTGAAGAATGAGCCGGCGGCGTTGCCACGCCGGCGGCAGTGTCAGCACCGCCGTGAGAAGAAGACAGTGTTGAAGTTGAAGCAGGTGGACTTGGACTTGTTGTAATGTTATCCAGGACAGAAGTTGGTTCTTTGTTGTTGATGATGTAATTTTTCTTCTTTTTGTTTACAAAATCTTGAAAATGTAAAAGTGGATTTGCATAAGGTACAACAAACTCAGATACTTGTTGTTGGTTATGGTCTTCCAACAGTATCAACCCCTTCCCCTCGAATTCAAAGGGTAAGGGCATCCCCTTATTTTTCTAGTTTTTTAAAAAACAAAGAAATTGTGAAACAAAAACACTTCGAAAAAATGGAAGTAAATTAGGTTTTTTAGGATTAAAAGGTTAGGAAAAGCATGTAAAAATAGTAGGGAAAATACATGTACGTGTTGGAGATGAAAATAGTGAGTGAATTACTCCGTAATAGGTTTTGAAGAACAAAGAAAGATGATGTTTTGTTTGGTgtgttggtgttgttgatgttgTGAGATATGATGTGGTTTTGTGTTTGTGTGTCATGGATGGGATGATGCGTGCAACATAAAAAAGTAGCCTACTTCCCTTCATCTTCTCTCTCACCTCTTTCATCATCTCAATCTCAATTCTCATTCTTCAATTTctcaattaattttattattttattaattaaactaaaattaaaCCATTTTTAAAAAAGAGAAATGTTTTGATTATAAaatctttacaaaaaatatatacaaaatacaCTAATAACatgaaactagtgaaatgacccgtgaaattacgggtttggttaaacgaaacaatttaatgatatgttttaggaattaagtgaatgtaaatgctaaagtcttttagtttaatgactcgtaAAACCACGTATTCTGACTAACAAACTTGTAGTTATTTTTACAtacatatagagacatgtattttcgtatacatatgtaacgtaattaatcccgtaaagagaattcatatttgaatattaatattataataataattattataattataattataataataataataataataataataataattaataataataataataaagtttgcttaaaaattgagtatttatatttttaataattgtaagtaactagagggaatagttacttgatacgtttttaacactttttcgattgatcaccaaattcgattaactttgatcaatcaactcaactcaaacttgatgtgtgtagtgtatatgttcaaaatgataaatgaagtaatgtaaagaacatagacacaaggatttatagtggttcgggtggatgttaactaatccaccttaattcactccccgattacactaatcgggatttgttgcttcactaagcacttttctccaaacccggtggagatccgatttacaagtcttcaacttctttggtagacaacaaacctaatctttctatccctttgaaagatcaactccaacctagatcaacttgtcttcaccttggacaagtattaatcttcaaataagattaatcaacttcttaagtccctttaaggaagtagatcactaagctagcctatgcttctactaattgaagttacaagacttatacactttgcaatgatgatcctaagataaTACTAGgatatacattacattaagtaaactcacaagataaatgattttgattagtaagtttacaataacccaattctatatctataagatcatagaatcttctcttgcttgatcacatttgagtagtaattgatgcacttgtgatcactgaaaataagcctttgaaatatgcaagagggtcagcttcaaatgctcttaaatgtttgtcttttatagtgggattcaaaaagtagccgttgacacacggttgccttcacagtcgaccgtggtgcgaccgtgcgtgctccagtccaaatttagtatccgttgtatagccgtttgactcaaatttgtacaccacattttggcacctttactccttctagcatctgcaaaagaaaccaaacatcctatacaagtactatatgcatgaagtgtgtgagatttggtcttaatgcatgaaagtgactaatcattccaaaagtggcaaacccaacatttttggagaagtgtcttgattgatattttggaaaatctcagtttggtcaagacttagttagtcactttaatgcccttggttcaattctaaagactagtcactatgtcattaactttctagtttcaattaatcacaagtcatgttctttttgagtttggttagagattaattgaataatgtctctataagataatcatgaagtatgtagagacatcaaggttaagtcataagcaatcacccttagttacttagattagaccaaatagacaattgactatactttcattgtgaaccatcttacacttaatctattggagtaggttagtttcttgaatcctaactagtgagcacatgtcaaacatattaatcaagttgacaagtttatgagtattaagcatattggcaagtagcaagtaatactcacatagcaagagatagttattctaggatcaatcatatagatacttgcacaacttataatttaagTTCTTAACTAGTTTAattacaatataacatattgcttgattaatgtgtaagcacacattaatgtccaacacatgcacaagggaagagcaatctctagttggaacttggtgaccatcctaaatgtatctaagtgcgttttaagattacaagtcattactagttaaccttgaaagcattgttcctcatttagccttaattaatcactaagtcatttctaatatcaattattgttctagtgacattggcttaagtgtgttggtacttcatgatcatactaaggatatctagataagaattaagatctcaagttgttgattaacatttatgtgttatgcctaatcttggttaatttgtcattatgatgtcattaggcgtaattaatcacaattagtgtttttaggaccaaaactcaattgagtatggagaaggtatctattctaagcatgttgagaaaggtctcatgaattatagatgtcgggaactagccaaactttatttggtcgaaaatggtaacatagaaaactgcggtcgcactgcggttgaccgtggtggcgaccgtgaaacttgttttcacaaaactgcgttacaATTCAGTTtgaggtttcacggttgactatgcggtcgaccgtacctcgaccgtgtgtttagctgaacttttagtTTCATTCTTTTACCTATGTTTAACTTAGtcttttgcaagataaagtatggattagtgatcttgcgtgttttatgttaagatgtcagtcatcacgtatgcatatgtatgtgtcatcatcaaaacatattcttttggttaatcatacttaagtttatcgtttagtgcattaacccacattcaaccaacattctccccctttttgatgacgacaaacatacaagtgataagggacattttgctataaatacgcaagtgttaacaatcacttgtatccatctttcccccccttttgtcgaagcaaaaaggttagctccccctagaactaagctcgcccttagagcaaaactccctcttaaattgtgcacgttggaaaacatataataaaacataacaagcacacattttattcatagcACGTACTAAGCACAGATAATTCATACATAGATAATACATGACAGTCAAAATAAGTTCAATTTTCATGATGAGAAGAGTGACCCTTGTCCTTGACCTAGTCGTGATAATCTTCGACCAAGTTTTAGAATGTTTCCATGAATTACACTGTTTTGTCCCTGTGTCGAGAGAGAACAAAAGTTGGGTGGATTTTCAAGAGGAGGTTCTCGAATATTCTTGGTTGAAGCTTTGCATATTGGATATGAAGAgacttgaatggaatgatgaaacaGAGATGTCATTCCAACATATGCAAAAAGCTTGGTCAGATGGAGACCATACGGAAGTGACACATGGGAATGTTGACTTGcatgttgcattcttgatgccatgaAGTGTGCAACATTTACTTTCGTGGAGTTCAGAAGACACCATATGaaggtatatatgtatatatatatatatatacatatatatatatatatatatatatatatatatatatatatatatatatatatatatatatatatatatatatatatatatatatatatatatatatatatatatacttcatttGCATCCAGTCTATCCAGTAGTTCCCCCTTTCCGTACACATTTGTAGTGATGATCTATTGCCAAAGATCATATGTCGATGCAAGATGTTGACAAAGGAATCCATCCTTTTTGATGTATTTGGGTCTAAGAGTTCCGTTGCACATCATATCTAATACATTGTCTTTCTTTACCCATTTAGGAAATTCATTGAACGAATTTGGTTCTAGAAAGAATGTTCGACCTTCACTCGGAACATCCATAATATTTCTAAATTCTTTAAGCGTTAATGAATAACTTCTTCCATAaagagaaaatgagattttctcaTTATTGTGTGAGAGTTGAAAATTCTCATAGAATTCATTGATGTGAAGGGgatagtgtgacaacccggaaaattccaaccaaatttaaactttatctttatattattccgacacgataagcaaagtttgttaagttaaatctcaagaattttaaactgtgttcatacattcattataacctcgaccaaattctgacgattcacgaaccgttatatataaatagatatgtatatatatgtatatatgtatatatatatatatatatatatatatatatatatatatatatatatatatatatatatatatatatatatattataacttgagaatattaataaagtattaaacgtataatactttacacgaacgtatttgtttcaatatgtttatcgatgaaattagaagataatatcaaatgattgatttatcaggtacattgtgatatgattacgggtccatgttatgaggtccactgtgatttaagaaatctattctttttgacaacattcggaaaatggtaaagtgatttataagtaagaacgtgaagtgtaaataacttagatgttggatatcgacaagttaagtaactcgacatttttcattaagattatatcatacgtttatttaacctttggactttatctcatgcttaaccaacagactgtaatttaaaaacttgaaacctattatgaatatatatgattctacttttctaaaacgttttatgatataacgatttccattattttaacctttaaacaaaatgattcttaaatatatttagttttgcaaaacaaaattatcatatttatttgatttagtttcaaatgtacaaaaacgttttcagtttaaaaaagaactttattattgaaacgtatataacttttataaatatctagaaccacttttgacaactcattacttaaccagaatgataaagataacgatatttatattttattttattaaatatatataacgatttaaattaatattatatatatttaaatgcgtattatacgtacatagttttatacttttactatacttaaactttacctttattttatttttactttactttaactttaataattcactttaataattcatactttaataattcatactttaataattcactttaataattcatactttaataatttactttaataattcatactttaataattcactttaataattcaaaaatctattacaaatagaattcaataggtttcattatttcatagaaacttgaaaatatttttctctaaactctctcaatcgatttatatatatatatatatatatatatatatatatatatatatatatatatatatatatatatatatatatatatatatatatatatatatatatatatatatatatatatatatttactccgtattatttcaagatattattagtatacataaaatattacgacggagtgctgtccgagtgatttcgaaattgttttccgagcgggatagagctaaggaaattatgggttatagatattagaggttatgggtatggttcgggagtattgctcgtgagtcaaactagtatttatcatccccgttgcatctacgtacttttcctacaatattgaatctcaatattgatacgtgagcactcataacttaacttttatatattattagtttatccctgactagtgctcgagtatataggattatgcatgcttttaCGTTAGTTAttatcgttagataggttatgtcgaatcttgaattaaatacatatgctattaagataaggtatatgatatgcatgtcgttggaaagctatcgaaaaattgagaacttttcatttagatatcgaatggtttcgatgaacggtttagaagttatagtcaattaaatttttgtaaaaatgattattattatcgtcgttattatcgtcgttatattcttattattattattattattattattattattattattattattattattattattattattattactattattattattatcattgtcgttattaataaaagatattaatgttatttttattattattattatcgttattatcgttaagattattattattatttttattattatcattcaaatagttattagtattatcattaatattattattattagtattattataattaaaactaatattagtaacatctaattattatgattattgttattattattaatatgaacgcgatataaaagacgactaaaagctattaaatgaagcgattaggaaataatgagtatgaatatcatgatgaaattaagatattgtaagatattgatctaaaggaaaaatatcgttttcattattttactattattattattaaaagtattattaatattaaaactatcatttttactaaaattattatatcattgttaatatgaaacatcattattattatcattttagtactattattaataaaaagtatcattttat includes these proteins:
- the LOC139855393 gene encoding scarecrow-like protein 6; protein product: MPLPFEFEGKGLILLEDHNQQQVSEFVVPYANPLLHFQDFVNKKKKNYIINNKEPTSVLDNITTSPSPPASTSTLSSSHGGADTAAGVATPPAHSSKWQPPENQETSLDLHHFQQQITTGNDKCAGKEDWETGDSGQDQAMLRWIMGEVEDPSIGFNKLLHSTAGATVSGGGPADYEFNGGFGVVDQGFISLDSANPIGNLSSPSPAPAPVPPMYHQNQIFPSLSDTQMLPFDIKPNLFNPPFEHQLLMPPQPKRYSPDSLEYNPSMHKSPFLDSGSNPLQLLQISQSMKKTRQPINPHQQHQQQIIDQLYKAADLIQSGNGSNPDPILAQGILARLNHQLSPIGKPFERAAFYFKEALNLLTHSILNNNVNPQISTTNGSPFSLIFKIGAYKSFSETSPLIQFANFTCNQALLESLNGFDQIHIIDFDIGYGGQWASLMQELALRNNGVSSLKITAFASPSTHDQLELGLTRENLIHFANEINVVFDFEIVNIDVLASSSWLLPFTLSDNQAIAVNLPTHVFSNHQTQIPNVLRFVKSLSPKIMVSVDRGCDRTDLTYSNHLIHALESYSNLLESLDAVNMNLDSLQKIERFLIQPAIEKIVLGRFMHPEKTQHWRNLFLSAGFSPLLFSNFTESQAECLVKRTPVREFHVEKRQSLLVLCWQRKELVSASAWRC